TTGACGTCCCCGGCGGCCGCCAGGTTGAACGTGGCGCCCATGGGCTTGGGTTGCGGTTTGCTCTTGGACTTGGGATTGGGCATCTGCACTTGAATGTCCATCGGCTCGGTGGTGGCGACCAGCACGTCGCCGACGATCATCAGCACGCCCCAGTTTGGCGCGGCGCAGCCGGGGCGGGCGGGAGCCTTGAATGTCGCGGCGGTCTTGCCGGTGGCCGCGTCGAGCACAACGATGTCGGGCCCGTTGATCAGGTACAGGCGGTCGGCCGTGACGGCGTAGTTGGAACCGAACTGATTGGCGCCGGGGATATGCCCCTGGTTGTAGCTGTCATCGCGAATGTCGTCTTTGAAACTCTTGTCCCAGTACATCCCGAAGTTGCTGAAGCCTTCGATCTTCCGCTGCCAGAGCACCCGCCCGGTGTACACGTCGCGGGCGGAGATCATGTTGATGCCCTCGATGAACAGCCGCCCGCCGGCGACCTGGGGATTGGGCCCGTGCCCGTGACGGGGCAGCACATCGAGGAAGTTGTCACTGCCGAACCAGAGCAGCCCCAGCGGGGCCGCCACGCGCTGTTCGGCGCCGACGACGGAATTGGAGGCGTCGGCGTACTGGTGCGTCCACTCGCCGGCGCCGGGCAGGGCGCCGCTGCGGCGGATGCGAACGTCAGTCCCGGCAGTGTCCACGCTCGCCCCGTCAAGTTTGCCGCCTCGGGCCCAGGCGGCCAGCGCCTCGCCGCCGGGCAAGACCGCCACGCCGCCATAAGGCCGCAACGGCGCCACCAGGCGCTCAACGCTGCATTTGCCCGCGTCGAAGCCCGCCGCCGCCACGTCCTCGCTGGCGATCAGGCTGGCGAAGTACGGCGAGAGGTCGTAGTCGAAACCGTTGCCGACGATGGCAGCCACGCGCGGGCCATAGAGCCCCGCCTCGCTCATGCGGCGGCGGAAGGCGTCGGCCTTGGCGGCGTCGGGTTCGATCACGACGACGTGCAGCTTCGACTGGCGGACGAGTTCCTCGACCAGCCGTCCGCTGCCGGCGCCCAGCACCAGGGCGTACCCTTCGGTGGCGCTGGCAGCCAATAGCGCCTTGGCGCGGTCGGTCCAGGGGTCGGCCGCCGGCGCCGCAGCGGGCTTGAGCTCGTGCGTGATCGGCGAGCCGCCGCCGGCGCCGTAGCAGTAGATGCCGCCCTCGCGCGTGACGACGAAGAGCTTGCCGTCAGCGGCGATTGCACGGTGGAACTTGCCGCGGAACTGACCGGTGAAATCCTGCCCCACGCGCCCGCCCTGCTCGAGCACCGCCGAGACGATCGTGCCGTCAGGCCCCGGGCCATAGAACTTGTCGCCGGCACGGATGACGATCTCCTTCATCATCGGCGAGAGCTTGCCCAGCCAGATGGGCTTGAACTTGTCGACGGGAACTTTCTTGCCCTTCTTGTCGAAGCCTTCGCCGAAGTAGTGCTCCAGGCCTTTGAACTCGGCGGTAGCGATGTCGAGCATGAAGACCTGGTTGTTCTCACCCAGAAACCCCGGGGCGCCGCCGGTCTTGTTGCCGTCCAGGGTGTAGCGCTGGCCGGCGTTGTAGTACCCGCCCCAGGCAACGTACACGTCCCACCCGCCCAATTGCTTGGTCATCATGTTGTTGGCCAGAAGCTGGCCGGTCTTCTGGTCGAAGATCGCCGGGCGGTTGCGGCTGTTGGGGATGATCAGCCGCCCCTGTGCGGCCGCGAGGTACCCCTGCGGCGCGATGCCCGAAAACGACAGCGCCCCGCCGTGAGGTTGGGCCGACCACTGCTGGCCGTTGCCGCTGTTGGTCCAGACCAGCTTGCCCGTCCGCGCGTCCATGCAGTAGATGAACGTGCCCATGAACGGCCAGAGCCCTGCCGTGAAATACAGCTTGCCCTCGTCGAGCAGGAGTCCGCCGCGTGCGGGCCAGAGGCTGATCAGCCGCCCGTTGCCCAGTCCGCGACGGTCGCCGCCGCCGGCGCGGAACTTCCACAGGAGCTTGCCCGTCGCCGCATCGAGGCAGTACAGGTGCCCGTCATCGCTGAGGCAGAAGATCTTGCCTTCGAAACCCACCGGCGCCAGGCGGATGGGCCCCTCGGCGTAGAAGCGCCATTTTTCGGCCCCGTCGGCGGTGTTGTAGGCCCGCAGGGTGTCGTCGACCATCGAGCCCACGTACAGCATGTCGCCCAGAACGATCGGCTCATACGAAGCGTCAAACTGCAGCTTCCACTGCGTGTCGGGCCAGGCCGGCTGGGGCGCGGGCAGTTGCCGGCTCCAGAGGAGTTTCATGTTTGCCGGCAAAGCGTCTTTGGCGATACCTCGCCTCTGGGCATCGAACTGCCACTGCGGCCAATCGCCCGCCAGAGCGGATGGAGAAAGAATGGCAAGAATCGCCAAAAGGATGATGGCGGAAGGTTGTTTGCCAGCCGAGAAACCTGCCGCCCCTTCGGGGCGGTTGCCAAGGGGGGCGCTGACGCCCCCGGCTAAGTCCTGACCGCCCCTGCGGGGCGAAGAAGTAGCCTGACAGGCTTGTTTCAAATGCATGGCACGAGAATGAAAACTCATTAGGTATCCTTTCAAACAACAGCAGGAACTACTGTCAGCGGGTGCCGTGGCGCGCAGGGCCGGAAGGCCCGGAGAGCCACGATCCCTGAGCGTTGCAGCAAGAGGTCGTGGCTGTCGGGCTATCGCCCTGCCGCCACGGCACCTGCGCAACACTCTGCGCAATTATTACTTTTCGCTTTCGTCGACCAACTCGACGCCGCAGATCAGCGTCTTTCCGGTCCGGGCGGTGAGGCCGACTTTCAGGTCGTCGGCGATCATGACGTTCTTGAACTCTTTGATGACGCTGCGGCGCGGCCCCCCGGCCGCGGCGGCGATATCAAAATTCGCCAGCACCACCTTGCCCTGCAGCGACACGTCGAACACGCGCGCCCCGGCGGCGACGTCGTCGGGCTCGGCGAAGCACAGCCGCACGGTGAACGCCCGCGGCGGGGCGAACTGCCCGCTGCCCTCGCCCCAGTGCGGGCTCTGGCCGACGCGGATGTTCCAGCCGCGGATAACGGTATCGGGCTTGCCCGATCGCGGCTGAAGGAACGGGCGGATGCGAATTTCAGCGGCGCCACTGACGCCCGAGGCGGTGACCCAGTTGAGGTCTCCAGCGACGGTGGTGTTGTGGTTGCGGAAGAGGTCGCCCTGGCCGCTGATGTTGACCGGCACATCGGGCGAAGGCCCGGCGATGCTGGGATGCTCGACCCACAGCGTGCCGCCCTCGGCAGTGCGGTTGCCCGGGGCGCCGAAGTTCACGCCCAGCCGCCGCACCGCGGTCGGGCGGCTAACCTCCGGAAACGCATCGATGCCCCAGTACTCGATCTCGGGCATGTGTACCATCGCCAGCGACGCCTGGTTCTGGTACGAGCACGAACACGTGCGCGTGTAGTCGGGGGCATTGAGCACGCCGTCGGCCACGATCAGGTTCGACGTGCAGCCGCTCTTGAACCCGCCGATACTGGCAGTGCCCTGGCAGAGGTCCAGCGGCACGAATGCCGCCGACGCCGATCGGAAGGTCAGCAAGTGCTCGCTGGCCACGGCAGTGTTGCAGCCCTTGAACCGCACCCACTCATAGGGGATGGTCTGGCCGGTCACCTGGTGGCGGCGCATCGCCGACTGACCGGTCAACAGATTGTACACCTTGGCCGGAGGGGCATACGTGTTGGCCCCGCCGGTCTGGGTGAAGATCATGTCGCGGCGGATCACCGGCGGGCCGGAGTACGGCTCGTTGTGCGTCCAGACCACGTCGCCGGTCTTGCCCTTGTAGGCCGTCATGCCCCTTCCGACTTCGTCGCCGCCGCGGTCGGGCCCTTCGCTGCCGCCCTGGAGCAGGACATCGTGCTCGGCGGAATACCCCAGCCACGTGCCGAAGACGTTCTTGTCCGTCTGCCAGAGCACCTTGCCCGTGCGGGCCTCGAAGGCGTACAGCGTGGGCTTCTGCGCGAACTCCATCCCGCGCCGGGTCAGGAACGACAGCCGCGCGTCGGTCAGCCGGTCGATGGCATAGACGACGCCCCCGCCCGAGACCACCGCGTTGTGGCGGAACCCGTACGCGCCCTGGCGCTGCCAGAGCACCTTGCCGCTGACGCGGTCCATGACCACCAGGCGCTGGCTCGATGGGCCAAAGCGCCGGTTGGCCTCGACGCCGGGAAACTGGGAGTAGGGCTTGGTCCCGATGTACGGCGGGGCCATCAGGTACGGGTCCAGCGAGAAATCGCTGCTGCCGGCGCTGACGTTGTGCCCCTCGACGGCCAGCACGTTGCGCCCCTTGCGCAAGAGGCCCTGGGCGGGCAGGTCGAAAACGTCGTACTTGTTGCGGTCCTTGTCGACGTTGTGCCCCTGGACGCCTTTGACCGACGCGCCGCTGCCGCTGTCGACGCACTGGCGGGCAACCTCCTTGCCGTTGAGATACGCAATGAACCCATCGTCGAAGCGGATCGCCAGCAGCAGGCTGCGGATCTTCGCCGGGTCGTCCACCGTGAACTCGTGACGGGCGTAGAGCGCGGTGTACTTGCCCCGCATGTCCTTCAAGACCGTCGCGTCGTCATCGTCGCCGAAACCGAAGCCCGCCTTGCCGCTCTTCCAGCCGGCGGCCGCATACTCGACGCCCGTCCAGGCCCCGGTTGGGTGCGACCCGCCCAGGTACTGCCACGTCGAGCCGCGCGGGATCAACTGCACCATGTGCTCCGGCGACGGCTGCTCCTCTTCGGGCACGATCAGCGGTTCGGCGGTGGCGATCAGCAGATCGTCATCGGCCAATACCACGCCCCAGTTGGGCGGGGCTTGCCCTTGGGCGGCGGGCAGCTTGAACTCCGCCAGCGTCTTTCCCGTCGCCGCTTCGAGCACGTGGCAGACGGTCTGGTCGAGCAGGTACACGCGGTCGGGCAGGGTGACGTAGTTGGACCCGAAGAGGTTCGCCCCGGGGTAATGCCCCTGGTTGCGCCCCGGCGCCCAGGGGTCGGGATTGTGCGACTCGGTGTAATACATCCCGAACGTGTTGAGCTTGGGAAACTCGCGCCGCCAGATGACGCGACCGGTGTAGACGTCGCGGGCGTGGATGACGCCGATGCCCTGGATCACCAGCCGCCCGCCGGCGATCTGCGGCGTGGGCCCGTGCCCGTGACGCGGCAGCACGTCCATGTTCGAAGGCCCGCCGAACCACAGCAGCCCCAGCGGGGCCTTGGCGACCTTGTCGGTGGACGAGACGCTGTTGCCCGCGTTGGCGTACTGGTG
This Planctomycetaceae bacterium DNA region includes the following protein-coding sequences:
- a CDS encoding PQQ-binding-like beta-propeller repeat protein encodes the protein MKLLWSRQLPAPQPAWPDTQWKLQFDASYEPIVLGDMLYVGSMVDDTLRAYNTADGAEKWRFYAEGPIRLAPVGFEGKIFCLSDDGHLYCLDAATGKLLWKFRAGGGDRRGLGNGRLISLWPARGGLLLDEGKLYFTAGLWPFMGTFIYCMDARTGKLVWTNSGNGQQWSAQPHGGALSFSGIAPQGYLAAAQGRLIIPNSRNRPAIFDQKTGQLLANNMMTKQLGGWDVYVAWGGYYNAGQRYTLDGNKTGGAPGFLGENNQVFMLDIATAEFKGLEHYFGEGFDKKGKKVPVDKFKPIWLGKLSPMMKEIVIRAGDKFYGPGPDGTIVSAVLEQGGRVGQDFTGQFRGKFHRAIAADGKLFVVTREGGIYCYGAGGGSPITHELKPAAAPAADPWTDRAKALLAASATEGYALVLGAGSGRLVEELVRQSKLHVVVIEPDAAKADAFRRRMSEAGLYGPRVAAIVGNGFDYDLSPYFASLIASEDVAAAGFDAGKCSVERLVAPLRPYGGVAVLPGGEALAAWARGGKLDGASVDTAGTDVRIRRSGALPGAGEWTHQYADASNSVVGAEQRVAAPLGLLWFGSDNFLDVLPRHGHGPNPQVAGGRLFIEGINMISARDVYTGRVLWQRKIEGFSNFGMYWDKSFKDDIRDDSYNQGHIPGANQFGSNYAVTADRLYLINGPDIVVLDAATGKTAATFKAPARPGCAAPNWGVLMIVGDVLVATTEPMDIQVQMPNPKSKSKPQPKPMGATFNLAAAGDVKLNARFGASSRNLVALDRNSGKILWQRGAAVAYRHNAVTTGAGKVFALDNLSEGNRAQLTFIGQPTPPGRLVALDLTSGKEAWSADKDIFGTWLGYSSAHDVLLQCGSGSRDRAGDEAGRGIVAYRGADGGVLWQDMERKIEGPVLLWRDRGITNGGGGGVAFLLKTGQPATVRHPVSGQEVPWAWHRFYGCNTAIASQNMMFFRSGTAGYYDLVGQGGTGNFGGFKSGCTSNLIAADGVLSAPDYTRTCSCSYPLQASLALVHMPEAQMWTYSVLPPPTEGVLKRIGLNLGAPGDRLHEGTLWLEYPPAGSPEMDLGVDLKPGGRRQVGSGRKATTVVEFNGTMHRQDPSTVSGSLGWVASSVAEGIESLSVRMGPDGSPARPHTVRLVFAEMDDLAAGQRVFDVIVQGKVVRQGLDVAAAAGGPKRSLVVELKNVSVSDKLTVEFKPRTGKPILSGLECVEGQ
- a CDS encoding PQQ-binding-like beta-propeller repeat protein produces the protein MKRLSALMAVLGALAVTAAPAVAGDWPMWRYNAGHGAWTSESLPATLSQGWSMQLPTPKGAWPWNQYKQQFDASYEPIVAGKLLIVSSMVGDSVTAYDAQTAQMKWRFYADAPVRFAPAASKDKLYVSSDDGNLYCLSLAEGKLLWKVQGPAMDYRVLANDRLCSAWPARGGPVVDGGVVYFAAGIWPFMGTFIYAVDAESGKVLWCNSGSGAVYILQPHASPAFAGVGPQGYMTLSGQTLLVPGGRSVPAGYDRKTGRFLWCNAVTHAGGYDVMSAAGLFWCERQVAAVADGEPKTNSPAAVLTDEAAIGLEGDQIVARELKMFGPPIADRRGKTSKPGPPNILWQVPSGGIKKLHIGAGKCLYGSDGASSVICVDTAAKSVAWQAKVEGKIWTMLAGDGKLFVVTREGRIYCFNSGGVAGTTAKPQAAGIETREDAFKTLAAAAIKRSNAAEGYAIALGLGSGRLVDELIAQSKLHVIVFESDAAKIDAARRRYDAAGVYGERVHVMTSRPGMKVAPYLASLIVSEDPAAAGFEAQMILSMLRPYGGAMVLGGAGDALKAQLEGLKSSHVKVEADQGLLVLQRQGALPGAADWTHQYANAGNSVSSTDKVAKAPLGLLWFGGPSNMDVLPRHGHGPTPQIAGGRLVIQGIGVIHARDVYTGRVIWRREFPKLNTFGMYYTESHNPDPWAPGRNQGHYPGANLFGSNYVTLPDRVYLLDQTVCHVLEAATGKTLAEFKLPAAQGQAPPNWGVVLADDDLLIATAEPLIVPEEEQPSPEHMVQLIPRGSTWQYLGGSHPTGAWTGVEYAAAGWKSGKAGFGFGDDDDATVLKDMRGKYTALYARHEFTVDDPAKIRSLLLAIRFDDGFIAYLNGKEVARQCVDSGSGASVKGVQGHNVDKDRNKYDVFDLPAQGLLRKGRNVLAVEGHNVSAGSSDFSLDPYLMAPPYIGTKPYSQFPGVEANRRFGPSSQRLVVMDRVSGKVLWQRQGAYGFRHNAVVSGGGVVYAIDRLTDARLSFLTRRGMEFAQKPTLYAFEARTGKVLWQTDKNVFGTWLGYSAEHDVLLQGGSEGPDRGGDEVGRGMTAYKGKTGDVVWTHNEPYSGPPVIRRDMIFTQTGGANTYAPPAKVYNLLTGQSAMRRHQVTGQTIPYEWVRFKGCNTAVASEHLLTFRSASAAFVPLDLCQGTASIGGFKSGCTSNLIVADGVLNAPDYTRTCSCSYQNQASLAMVHMPEIEYWGIDAFPEVSRPTAVRRLGVNFGAPGNRTAEGGTLWVEHPSIAGPSPDVPVNISGQGDLFRNHNTTVAGDLNWVTASGVSGAAEIRIRPFLQPRSGKPDTVIRGWNIRVGQSPHWGEGSGQFAPPRAFTVRLCFAEPDDVAAGARVFDVSLQGKVVLANFDIAAAAGGPRRSVIKEFKNVMIADDLKVGLTARTGKTLICGVELVDESEK